CTGGGCCTGCTTGGTGCGACTATAGGGACCAAATGTTTTTCCAAAGGGGGTTACTTCAGAGCACACCTTCTTTGAAATGGCATCGCCATACACCACCACACTGGAAACAAGAAGCACCCTTGCCCCATACCTCACAGCTTCCTCAAAAATATAACGGCTCCCCTCAACTGTGCATTCCCTGAAACGGGCCTCATCCCCCCAGTCGGATACAAGGGCTGCAAGGTGAAGTATGGTTCCCGTATCCCTGGCGGCTTTACCAACGACTGTGGCATCTGCAATGCTGCCACGGATAATCTCCACCTTTTCTTCCCATTCCTTTGGTATGGCTGTTTCCGGCTGCACAATGGCCTTTACAGAGATACCTTCGGCAAGGAGTTTTGCCATCACCCTGCGGCCTATAAAACCGGTAGCTCCCGTTACAAGTACCGACTGTCTCATGTTCTGCTGAAAACCCATTCTTTACACCTCCTTATCTTTCTGTCCTAAAGGATTTCTCCCCCTATTCCCTCAGCCGTATGGTCCTGCTTTCTTCAAGGATACCAAGGGCTTCCTTGACCCTGTTTTCCGCATAGCTGAGGCTTTCTTCCATTTTCCATGCCGCATAGTTCTCGTCCCCTGCATAGAGGGCTGCAAGGATTTCCTTATGATTTTGCAGGGCCTTTTTTGCGGCTCCCCCAAGTCCGTAGAAAAAAAAGCTGTAATACCTGTAGGCAGGTTTGAAGGAATTGAAGAGAAGCTGGGCGACCATGTTACGGGTCATGGATACAATCCCCGCATGAAAGGCAAAATCAGCGTCAGCAAGGGCTTGAATGTTTTCCTGATTTTTATCCGGAAAGGAATGTTCTTCCCGAAGAAGATGCTGCTCCGCATCCTGCAACAGGGCTTTCAGTTTTTCAAGTTTCTGGGAATCAGGATTCAGGGCAGCCTTACGTACAATGAAGACGGCAGCCAGACGACGGAATTCCAATAAAGATACAAGGGTATCCGAATCCATACTGTCTTCGGTCTGCATCATGTGGATGAGCAGATCTAAAGAGGCTTCGCTTCTGAATGGCCGTACGTAAATGCCGCTCTGGGGCTGTTTTTCCACAAGGCCGAGCTGTGCCAGTTTAGCTATGGCATCCCGTATGGTGATACGACTGACACCGTGGATCTCTCCCAGCTGTCTTTCCGAAGGAAGCCTTGTATTTTCGGGATAAACTCCCGTGAGAATCTCCCTTTGCAGGGCTTTAAAAACCATATCAGAGCGTTTTGCGGTCATGGCTGTCCTTATATTACGGGTCTTTGTGCCTTGTAGCATATTTTCGTTTTTTTGAAATACCATCTTTTCCAGGCCTTCTCAGGGTAACGGGCATTTTTTCAGTTTTGGAAATACCAATTATCTTTTTTCTTGACATAAATCCATTAAAACTAAATATTGGTATTACCAAATAAACACAATCCCCGGAGGTCCCATGCCTGAACAAGCCCTGACATCAAACAATCAAAGAACCCTGTCACCTGCCCCCTCACCTGCCCCCA
This sequence is a window from Desulfobotulus mexicanus. Protein-coding genes within it:
- a CDS encoding FadR/GntR family transcriptional regulator, producing MTAKRSDMVFKALQREILTGVYPENTRLPSERQLGEIHGVSRITIRDAIAKLAQLGLVEKQPQSGIYVRPFRSEASLDLLIHMMQTEDSMDSDTLVSLLEFRRLAAVFIVRKAALNPDSQKLEKLKALLQDAEQHLLREEHSFPDKNQENIQALADADFAFHAGIVSMTRNMVAQLLFNSFKPAYRYYSFFFYGLGGAAKKALQNHKEILAALYAGDENYAAWKMEESLSYAENRVKEALGILEESRTIRLRE